GTTCGACATAGCTATGGCTTATTGTTTTTAGCTATTTATTACAATATGTAACATGGTTAAATATTGCTCTTGTTGCTCTTCACCTTTAAAAAATGGGACAGTCGCAGCCGGCTAACGGTGTTTAACTGCAGTATTTGGCCTTTTtatataacaataaaactgacgagggtgttttatttattatttttattagtaaaactGAGGAGGTATGTGTTATTTGTGAAGCTTTTTGCCAGCCCCGACTCAGCTGTCGCAGGACCAGCTGGAGGCAGAGGAGAGGCTCCGGGTCCAAAAGTCCCACTCCACCGCACTGGTGGCATCCCGCAGAGAGCCGCCTCCTTACGGACACAGAAAAGGCTGGGTGCCCCGCTCGCTTGAGGTGCGCACTTCCGAGTGTCCTATATGATTCTATCTGTGCTTCCCTGTTGTTCCGGCTGCTCTAATCAAACCCAGTAGTTTTATTATGCGCTTGGAAGTCGTTGCAAGCTTTGAGTAATCTGTATTTTGTAGGATTTTGGAGATGGAGGCGCTTTCCCAGAAATCCACGTGGCCCAGTTTCCGCTGGAGATgggcaggaagaagaaaacgtCCAATGCCCTGGCAGTACAAGTGGATGCAGAAGGAAAAATCAAATATGATGCCATCGCAAGACAAGGCCAGGGAAAGGATAAGGTCTGTTGCTTTCCAGCTGGAACAGATTTCGCTGTACAAAATGTCTTCTGATTTGTTgcaaaaccaaatgtttttggccGTTTCAGGTGATCTTCAGCAAATACACGGACCTGCTCCCGAAGGAAGTTCTTAAAGATGATGCTCAGGAGCTCCAGAGACCTGATGAAGAGGCTGTGAGAGAGGTACAGTGCTATATGCATCTTGTACCTGTCTGTCAAGAGCTACAGCCAAGTTTccatcaaatattttagttgtaaTTTTGTAATATCTGTCATCCAGGCatgtagaattatttttttccccgaGAGCATTAAAGTCTGTTATTAGAAAAGATGATTGATTCCTGATGTCCTGAGTTACAGTCATCCAGTTCAAGATAGATCCTCCTTCACCTGCCAATAGGTAGTGAAGACttagaaaaagcataaaataaaatgcaattctTCTCTATCTGTTGGATGCTTCAAACCccaaaatattaaacacaagtttgtttttctgttgttgaagCACTAAGGGGCTGGGTAATTTACTTGGCGATCCTTTTATTGTCGTCCTTCTatgcttattttgttgttgttgttgtttttttcctagcTGACAGAGAAAACCCGAGCCGCCTTGGAGAAGCAGGTTTCTCAAAAGATCGCTGCCGCCATGCCCGTAAGAGCTGCAGACAAGCAGGCCCCTGCACAATACATCAGGTTTGTGTTTTAGCTGGTTGATGAGTTGCAACACTTTAGATTATCTTATTAGATGACATTTTTCGCCATTCAAGGGCCCCCTGACACTTCATGTCATCAAACATTATGAAGCTTTGACATTCTGTCATCCATTATTAGATATGACTACCACTCTTCTTAGTCTTAAGTGATCACcggtttttttgtattaaaataaacatttattgtttttaacaaagaCTCATCAGAGCTGGCTTACTATTAGCATCATTGTATTGAGAAAACTTGATTTCTAGCCACAATGAAGATGAGCTGAGAAAGGCTCACATCTTGTTTTTAAGAATCTAATGCAGTCTACTCCGTTGCTGCATATTACAGtcaaaaataatcatatttttgacTGCAGTTTCATAACTTCTTAAACAGCCTGCGTCTCCAAAGAAAATCGTCCTTAACAGTGAGTCTGAATTGTCGATGTTACCacttaaattcattaaaatcatGTTGGTAATGCTTTAGAAGcttttcacattattattattgtaaatttttGTGATAGGAATTTGTATATTTGTGGCATTTACTTCAAAATGTAAATCTGCAACGTGTTGTTGCTTCGATACTCTCATGCCGGCACAGCGCTTGGCGTTCTCCATTTGGCCCCAGTTCGTTCGTCTCCTTTAAAGTCCAGCGTTTACGTCTGATAAAACGTTTGCTTCTCTCCCCCCTCTTTTAGATATACGCCGTCCCAGCAGGGAGTGGCTTTTAATTCTGGAGCCAAACAGAGAGTGATCCGTATGGTGGagatgcagaaagaccccatgGAGCCTCCTCGCTTTAAGTAAGTGCGCGACGCTTCAGTTGCCTTTAAAAGCtcaactttctgttttattttccgAAAGGAAAAAACGTTACATTTCTGTATGTAACGTGGATAAATTTGTGTTTCAGAATCAACAAGAAGATTCCTAGAGGACCTCCGTCACCGCCGGCCCCCGTCATGCATTCTCCCAGCAGAAAAGTAGGATTCGGCGGACATACTCTTTCCGATTCATCCTGCTTTTCAGCCTTTCAGGTTTAAATATGAATCAAAGTAGGATTGTTTCGGGACAGTTCTCCCTCTTTGTTCCAGATGACGGTCAAAGAGCAGCAGGAGTGGAAGATTCCTCCGTGCATCTCCAACTGGAAGAACGCAAAGGTAAAGCCTTCTCTTCCCTCATTCATACTGACACTgagagtattttatttatttatttttttaaaatcttttcctgctaatttgatgttttccttCAGGGCTACACCATCCCACTAGACAAACGGCTGGCTGCTGATGGAAGGGGTCTGCAAACGGTTCACATTAACGAGAACTTTGCCAAGCTGGCCGAGGCTCTCTATATTGCAGACAGAAAGGTGACAAGTTTTAATGA
The Gambusia affinis linkage group LG22, SWU_Gaff_1.0, whole genome shotgun sequence DNA segment above includes these coding regions:
- the snw1 gene encoding SNW domain-containing protein 1, with the protein product MSLTSFLPAPTQLSQDQLEAEERLRVQKSHSTALVASRREPPPYGHRKGWVPRSLEDFGDGGAFPEIHVAQFPLEMGRKKKTSNALAVQVDAEGKIKYDAIARQGQGKDKVIFSKYTDLLPKEVLKDDAQELQRPDEEAVRELTEKTRAALEKQVSQKIAAAMPVRAADKQAPAQYIRYTPSQQGVAFNSGAKQRVIRMVEMQKDPMEPPRFKINKKIPRGPPSPPAPVMHSPSRKMTVKEQQEWKIPPCISNWKNAKGYTIPLDKRLAADGRGLQTVHINENFAKLAEALYIADRKAREAVEMRAQVEKKMAQKEKEKKEEKLRELAQMARDQRAGIKSHGDKGGEDSEARERDVIRHDRRKDRQHDRNISRAAPDKRSKLQRDQDRDVSELIALGKPNPRTSSEAQYDQRLFNQSKGMDSGFAGGEDETYNVYDQPFRSGRDMASNIYRPTKNVDKEAYADDFDSLMQNNRFAPDKEFSGSDHGQRREGPVQFEEDPFGLDKFLEQAKQHGGSKRPSTSNRSKDDYHDKKRRKE